A region of Streptomyces deccanensis DNA encodes the following proteins:
- a CDS encoding TetR family transcriptional regulator, with protein MPRSTTTDPTSEPAAPEGADSTRERIVAAATDEFARHGIAGARVDRIAKQARTSKERVYAYFRGKEVLYAHVFLLELARVAEATPMDPADLPGYAGRLYDHFTIARPDHHRLITWGRLELAGTTAQSCADTVRNTLAGKIDQLREAQRAGQLDPAWDPVDVLALVNQIATTWAAQTEIGAIAAEQATDPSLAARRAAVVAAVERLFPRMTR; from the coding sequence ATGCCGCGCTCGACCACGACCGACCCGACCTCCGAGCCCGCCGCTCCCGAAGGTGCCGACTCCACCCGCGAGCGGATCGTCGCCGCCGCCACGGACGAGTTCGCCCGTCACGGAATCGCCGGCGCCCGGGTGGACCGCATCGCCAAGCAGGCCAGGACCAGCAAGGAGCGCGTCTATGCGTACTTCCGCGGCAAGGAGGTGCTCTACGCCCATGTCTTCCTGCTTGAACTGGCCCGGGTAGCGGAGGCCACCCCCATGGACCCGGCCGACCTGCCGGGTTACGCGGGCCGGCTCTACGACCACTTCACCATCGCCCGCCCGGACCACCACCGGCTGATCACCTGGGGGCGCCTCGAACTCGCCGGCACCACCGCTCAGTCCTGCGCCGACACGGTTCGGAACACCCTCGCCGGCAAGATCGACCAGTTGCGCGAGGCACAGCGGGCGGGTCAGCTCGATCCGGCCTGGGACCCGGTCGACGTCCTCGCCCTGGTCAACCAGATCGCCACCACGTGGGCGGCACAGACCGAGATCGGCGCGATAGCGGCGGAACAGGCCACGGACCCGTCCCTCGCCGCGCGCCGCGCCGCCGTGGTCGCCGCCGTCGAACGTCTCTTCCCCCGCATGACGCGGTGA
- a CDS encoding NAD(P)/FAD-dependent oxidoreductase has product MNDDSLSDSGLTFWHEEAGGDWGPKEVLDRDHQVDVAIVGGGYTGLWTAYYLARADPSLRIAVLESHFVGFGASGRNGGWCSAIFPASPRKVADVSSRDSAVRMQRAMNDTVREIQDVVVAEDIDCDFEAGGYLSVARNPAQWTRAQKEVAGWQDWGFGGDHMRLVEGDELTGRVRMADALGATFTPHCAALQPAKLARGLADVARAAGVRIYEDTRVLGIGPGRLDTNRGQVTADVVVRATEGYTAQFPGAKRDVVPMYSLMVATESLPDASWEEIGLHDRATFSDKRHLRIYGQRTADGRLAFGGRGAPYHFASRVEPAFDSDPAVHAALRRILVELFPVIRGVRFTHAWGGNLGIPRDWVPSVTYDRRTGLAQAGGYVGDGVATANLAGRTLAAEILDQDSDIRSLPWVGHRSPKWEPEPLRWLGVNAGTLAFTVADRTEQRSGRPSRLATGFWRALGH; this is encoded by the coding sequence ATGAATGACGACAGTCTGTCCGACTCGGGTCTGACCTTCTGGCACGAAGAAGCGGGTGGTGACTGGGGGCCCAAAGAGGTCCTCGACCGTGACCACCAGGTCGACGTGGCGATCGTGGGCGGCGGATACACCGGGCTCTGGACGGCCTACTACCTGGCCCGGGCCGACCCCTCGCTCCGTATCGCGGTGCTGGAGAGCCACTTCGTCGGGTTCGGGGCATCGGGCCGCAACGGCGGATGGTGCTCCGCCATCTTCCCCGCCAGCCCGCGGAAGGTCGCCGATGTCAGTTCCCGTGACTCGGCCGTCCGGATGCAGCGGGCCATGAACGACACGGTGCGGGAGATCCAGGACGTCGTCGTCGCCGAAGACATCGACTGCGACTTCGAGGCCGGCGGGTATCTGTCCGTGGCGAGGAACCCGGCCCAGTGGACGCGGGCGCAGAAGGAAGTAGCCGGCTGGCAGGACTGGGGCTTCGGCGGTGACCACATGCGGCTCGTGGAAGGCGATGAGCTGACGGGCCGCGTACGCATGGCCGACGCCCTGGGTGCGACGTTCACACCGCACTGCGCGGCACTGCAGCCCGCCAAGCTGGCCCGCGGCCTGGCCGACGTCGCCCGAGCCGCCGGGGTGCGGATCTACGAGGACACCCGTGTGCTCGGGATCGGGCCCGGCAGGCTCGACACCAACCGTGGCCAGGTCACGGCCGATGTCGTCGTCCGGGCCACGGAGGGGTACACCGCGCAGTTCCCCGGCGCGAAGCGTGACGTGGTGCCGATGTACTCCTTGATGGTGGCGACGGAGTCCCTGCCGGACGCCTCCTGGGAAGAGATCGGACTGCACGATCGCGCCACCTTCAGCGACAAACGCCACCTGCGCATCTACGGGCAGCGCACGGCCGACGGCCGCCTCGCCTTCGGTGGACGCGGCGCTCCGTACCACTTCGCCTCCCGGGTGGAACCCGCCTTCGACAGTGATCCCGCCGTCCATGCCGCGCTCCGTCGCATCCTGGTGGAACTGTTCCCGGTCATCCGTGGGGTGCGGTTCACCCATGCCTGGGGAGGCAACCTGGGCATCCCCCGGGACTGGGTCCCCTCCGTGACGTACGACCGCAGGACCGGGCTCGCCCAGGCGGGAGGGTACGTCGGGGACGGAGTCGCCACGGCGAATCTCGCCGGGCGCACGCTGGCCGCCGAGATCCTCGACCAGGACAGTGACATCCGGTCGCTTCCCTGGGTCGGCCATCGTTCACCGAAGTGGGAACCGGAACCCTTGCGCTGGCTGGGGGTGAACGCCGGAACTCTGGCCTTCACCGTGGCCGACCGAACGGAACAGCGTTCAGGCCGTCCCTCCCGCCTCGCCACGGGCTTCTGGCGAGCCCTGGGCCACTGA
- a CDS encoding PucR family transcriptional regulator — protein MSITIKELVALPSLRTRFLAGRSGEDRAVQWAHTCELPDPWNWLGTGDLLLCDGYSFPADAEGQVDFLEHLAQAALSGIALAEGMHAPALTPRAATAADALAFPVLETAYAVPFVTVARMVADSNSQEASARLTRIIRLYDVLRRAHQANFRDNALLEQLGNEAGARLYAVDIRTGEPLLPTRAPFPASFRQALFEAVEARSGPLPTFLRMSVADESLLALPLEEGRRAVLVVQPLSPRAAPDLMVLQHVATIADLEVERRAAGALRRRESGARLLGQLVDGAIDLEAAETRLSAMSLGGRPWRLACMGGDTPITAEELQARLGAENVSHLVAQRHDGLLILLPDAQTTEELFGFGRDPRVRAGISPPVHSLKAVGDAARQARWAMEAARSEGRCVVVYGDQSPAFLPRTVAEGEAVVARVLGPVIAYDADNDSQLVHSLEVFLDSNRSWKEGGDRLGIHRQTLVYRMHRVEELTGRKLNRLQDQTELYLALQTLRMLDGG, from the coding sequence ATGAGCATCACGATCAAGGAGCTGGTCGCTCTGCCGTCCCTGCGGACCCGGTTCCTGGCCGGGCGCTCCGGAGAGGACCGGGCGGTGCAGTGGGCCCACACGTGTGAGCTACCCGATCCGTGGAACTGGCTGGGCACCGGAGACCTGCTGCTGTGCGACGGCTACAGCTTTCCTGCCGATGCCGAGGGGCAGGTAGATTTTCTGGAGCACCTCGCGCAGGCGGCACTCTCCGGCATCGCACTCGCGGAGGGCATGCACGCGCCCGCTCTCACACCCAGGGCAGCGACCGCGGCCGACGCCCTGGCATTCCCGGTACTCGAGACGGCGTACGCGGTCCCTTTCGTCACCGTCGCCCGGATGGTGGCCGACAGCAACAGCCAGGAAGCCAGCGCCCGGCTCACCAGGATCATTCGTCTCTACGACGTCCTCCGCCGGGCGCACCAAGCAAACTTCCGTGACAACGCCCTGCTCGAACAGCTCGGCAACGAAGCCGGTGCTCGCCTGTACGCCGTGGACATCCGCACCGGGGAACCCCTGCTGCCCACCAGAGCCCCCTTCCCCGCATCGTTTCGCCAGGCACTGTTCGAGGCGGTCGAGGCGCGGAGCGGGCCCTTGCCGACGTTCCTGCGTATGTCCGTCGCCGACGAGTCCCTCCTCGCGCTTCCCCTGGAAGAGGGTCGGCGAGCCGTGCTCGTCGTCCAGCCACTGTCGCCCCGCGCTGCGCCTGACCTCATGGTGCTGCAGCACGTCGCCACCATCGCCGACCTGGAAGTGGAGCGGCGAGCGGCTGGTGCTCTCCGCCGCAGGGAGAGCGGCGCACGCCTGCTCGGCCAGTTGGTGGACGGGGCCATCGATCTCGAGGCAGCCGAGACGCGCCTGTCGGCGATGAGCCTGGGAGGCCGGCCCTGGCGCTTGGCATGCATGGGCGGTGACACGCCGATCACCGCGGAAGAGCTGCAGGCCCGGCTCGGTGCGGAGAACGTCTCTCATCTGGTGGCACAGCGGCACGACGGACTGCTGATTCTGCTGCCGGACGCTCAGACCACCGAGGAACTCTTCGGATTCGGCCGTGATCCGCGGGTCCGGGCCGGTATCAGCCCCCCGGTGCACAGTCTCAAGGCTGTGGGGGACGCGGCCCGTCAGGCCCGCTGGGCGATGGAGGCAGCGCGCAGCGAGGGCCGTTGCGTCGTGGTGTACGGGGACCAGTCACCCGCGTTCCTGCCGAGGACGGTGGCCGAAGGAGAGGCGGTCGTCGCCCGGGTACTGGGACCGGTCATCGCCTACGACGCCGACAACGACTCCCAGCTCGTCCACTCGCTCGAGGTGTTTCTGGACAGCAACCGCTCCTGGAAGGAGGGGGGCGACCGACTGGGCATCCATCGCCAGACTCTGGTCTACCGGATGCACCGGGTGGAGGAGCTGACCGGACGGAAGTTGAATCGTCTGCAGGACCAGACCGAGCTCTATCTGGCCCTGCAGACGCTGCGGATGCTCGACGGCGGGTAG
- the yaaA gene encoding peroxide stress protein YaaA, translated as MLVLLPPSEGKAPSSGGAPLKLEGLSLPALTEAREAVIGELVELCAGDEDKAREVLGLSEGLRGEIAKNAELLTAGTRPAGQVYTGVLYDALDLATLETAAKQRAARSLLVFSGLWGAVRVTDRIPSYRCSMGVKLPGLGALGTHWRTPMATALPEAAGDGLVLDLRSSAYTAAWKPKGEVAGRTATVRVLHAPTRKVVSHFNKATKGRIVRSLLSAGIAPKGPAELVEALRDLGYVVEVEPPAGAGRAWTLDVLVDEVH; from the coding sequence GTGCTCGTCCTGCTGCCCCCGTCCGAAGGCAAGGCACCCTCCTCGGGTGGCGCTCCCCTGAAGCTGGAGGGGTTGTCGCTGCCGGCGCTCACCGAGGCGCGGGAGGCGGTCATCGGTGAGCTGGTGGAGTTGTGCGCCGGCGACGAGGACAAGGCACGTGAGGTGCTCGGGCTGAGCGAGGGGCTGCGCGGGGAGATCGCCAAGAACGCGGAGCTGCTGACGGCGGGCACGCGGCCGGCCGGGCAGGTCTACACAGGTGTGCTGTACGACGCCCTCGACCTGGCCACCCTGGAGACCGCCGCGAAGCAGCGGGCGGCGCGTTCGCTGCTGGTCTTCTCGGGGCTGTGGGGCGCGGTCCGGGTGACGGACCGGATCCCCTCCTACCGTTGCTCGATGGGCGTGAAGCTGCCCGGCCTCGGCGCACTCGGCACGCACTGGCGTACGCCGATGGCGACGGCCCTGCCCGAGGCCGCCGGGGACGGGCTCGTCCTCGACCTGCGGTCCTCCGCGTACACGGCCGCCTGGAAGCCGAAGGGCGAGGTCGCCGGGCGGACCGCGACCGTACGGGTGCTGCACGCGCCCACGCGGAAGGTGGTCAGCCACTTCAACAAGGCCACCAAGGGCCGCATCGTGCGGAGCCTGCTGTCCGCCGGGATCGCCCCCAAGGGCCCGGCGGAGCTGGTGGAGGCGTTGCGGGACCTCGGGTACGTGGTGGAGGTGGAGCCTCCGGCGGGAGCCGGGCGGGCGTGGACTCTGGATGTGCTGGTGGACGAGGTCCACTGA
- a CDS encoding IS630 family transposase (programmed frameshift): MRYADGGGLTPAARGRREAVRIQAAELFAQQVKPPEVARQLRVSLKSAYQWQQLWRQGGAEELLSRGPSGGRCRLSPRCLEKLARYLEQGPAAHGWTEDQVWTAARVATLIGRKFHVSYSVSGATRLMHRLGFSPQVPARRVAERDEQAVTAWKEATWAEVKESGRPGGGYICFEDEAGFTRRPPRGRTWGRRGHTPQVTVSGRRSGRLSVAGMIAMRPGSRTRLCHRLRTHRAGKGKRRSMGERDFIALIDGVHQLVKAPLVLVWDRLNTHVSRAMGELIAEREWLTVFLLPAYSPDLNPVEWVWAHVKHSLANLAVVALDRLEALVRNRLKRLQYRSGILDGFIAGTGLALDEPASP; the protein is encoded by the exons GTGAGATACGCGGATGGGGGCGGGCTGACGCCTGCAGCACGGGGGCGTCGGGAAGCGGTGCGGATACAGGCGGCAGAGCTGTTCGCGCAGCAGGTCAAACCGCCCGAGGTGGCCCGGCAGCTGCGTGTGAGTCTGAAGTCGGCTTACCAGTGGCAGCAGTTGTGGCGGCAAGGCGGTGCCGAGGAGCTGCTTTCGCGAGGGCCGAGCGGGGGCCGGTGTCGCCTGTCGCCACGCTGTCTGGAAAAGCTCGCCAGGTATCTCGAGCAGGGTCCGGCCGCGCACGGCTGGACGGAGGACCAGGTGTGGACCGCGGCGAGGGTGGCCACGCTGATCGGCAGGAAGTTTCACGTCTCCTACAGCGTCTCGGGCGCGACGAGGCTGATGCACCGGCTCGGCTTCAGCCCGCAGGTCCCTGCGCGGCGGGTCGCCGAGCGGGACGAGCAGGCCGTCACCGCGTGGAAGGAGGCGACCTGGGCGGAGGTAAAAGAGTCCGGGCGGCCTG GTGGGGGCTACATCTGCTTCGAGGACGAGGCAGGCTTCACCCGCCGACCGCCCAGGGGGCGCACCTGGGGCCGGCGCGGCCACACCCCGCAGGTGACGGTGAGCGGACGACGCTCGGGCCGACTGTCCGTGGCCGGGATGATTGCCATGCGGCCCGGCTCCCGGACCCGGCTGTGCCACCGCCTGCGCACCCACCGAGCGGGCAAAGGCAAACGTCGCAGCATGGGCGAGCGGGACTTCATCGCGCTGATCGACGGCGTCCACCAGCTCGTCAAGGCGCCCCTCGTGCTGGTGTGGGACCGCCTGAACACCCACGTCTCCCGCGCCATGGGCGAGCTGATCGCCGAGCGTGAGTGGCTGACGGTATTCCTGCTGCCCGCTTACTCACCCGACCTCAACCCGGTCGAGTGGGTATGGGCGCACGTCAAGCACAGCCTGGCCAACCTCGCAGTCGTTGCCCTCGACCGGCTCGAAGCACTCGTACGCAACCGGCTCAAGCGCCTTCAGTACCGGTCCGGCATCCTCGACGGCTTCATAGCGGGCACCGGCCTGGCCCTCGACGAACCAGCGTCACCCTGA
- a CDS encoding MerR family transcriptional regulator, with protein MRIGELAAAVGVTPRAVRHYHHLGLLPEPERRANGYRDYTLRHMVVLARIRRLTELGLGLAEVRDVLADDAGRELVEVLGELDEDLARQEDEIRERRGRLRVLMEEARAGRLPAEGPVSPELAALFGKFGPAPHSPMAAKDREVFALLETTATPEARAEMLAGLENMMSVPGAVERAHEAYALLDALADAAPDDPRVAEAARVLADLIPPEMVPHGTGIDLDDSGGDGGTGSFLRAFYADFAPAQAEAIRRTLRILREDRP; from the coding sequence ATGCGGATCGGAGAACTCGCCGCGGCGGTCGGGGTCACCCCGCGTGCCGTGCGGCACTACCACCATCTCGGGCTGTTGCCGGAGCCGGAGCGGCGGGCCAACGGGTATCGGGACTACACGTTGCGGCACATGGTCGTGCTCGCGCGGATCCGGCGGCTGACGGAACTGGGGCTCGGGCTGGCCGAGGTGCGGGACGTGCTCGCGGACGACGCCGGGCGTGAACTCGTCGAGGTGCTGGGCGAGTTGGACGAGGATCTGGCACGGCAGGAGGACGAGATCCGGGAGCGGCGGGGGCGGTTGCGTGTCCTGATGGAGGAGGCGCGTGCCGGGCGGCTGCCGGCCGAGGGGCCCGTCTCACCCGAACTCGCCGCCCTCTTCGGCAAGTTCGGGCCCGCGCCGCACTCTCCGATGGCCGCCAAGGACCGTGAGGTGTTCGCCCTCCTGGAGACCACCGCAACGCCCGAGGCGCGGGCGGAGATGCTCGCGGGACTGGAGAACATGATGTCGGTCCCGGGTGCGGTGGAGCGGGCGCACGAGGCGTACGCGCTGCTCGACGCCCTCGCCGACGCCGCGCCCGACGATCCCCGGGTGGCCGAGGCCGCCCGCGTACTGGCCGACCTCATCCCGCCGGAGATGGTCCCGCACGGCACCGGCATCGACCTCGACGACAGCGGGGGCGACGGCGGCACCGGCAGCTTCCTGCGCGCCTTCTACGCCGACTTCGCACCGGCCCAGGCGGAGGCCATCCGCCGCACGCTCCGGATACTGCGGGAGGACCGTCCGTGA
- a CDS encoding helix-turn-helix domain-containing protein, translated as MSTHGETRWTRTTLGRPDHPLDLLTARFDRHRYAPHTHEEFSIGICVQGASCIDYRGGALTVGEGSIVVLAPGEVHTGESAFGSYAYRALYPAPALLTDGILGGTPHFRDPVVHDPELAAALRTAHTDLSTCPDPLESESRLPWLLTALARRHSTSFLTSDRIPGADSIALAVRDRLADELLSPPSLADLATDLGLSRYQLLRAFRTTMGMPPYAWLAQHRVSRARGLLEAGARPADVAGQVGFADQAHMTRWFRKVLGVTPAAYRNSVQDPRR; from the coding sequence GTGAGCACACACGGCGAGACCCGCTGGACCCGCACCACCCTCGGCCGCCCAGACCACCCCCTGGACCTCCTCACCGCGCGCTTCGACCGCCACCGCTACGCCCCGCACACCCACGAGGAATTCAGCATCGGCATCTGTGTCCAGGGCGCCTCGTGCATCGACTACCGGGGCGGCGCCCTCACCGTGGGGGAGGGCTCGATCGTCGTCCTGGCGCCCGGCGAGGTCCACACCGGCGAGTCGGCCTTCGGCTCTTACGCCTACCGCGCCCTCTACCCGGCCCCCGCCCTCCTCACCGACGGCATCCTCGGCGGCACCCCGCACTTCCGCGACCCCGTCGTCCACGACCCCGAACTCGCCGCCGCCCTGCGCACCGCCCACACCGACCTGAGCACCTGCCCCGACCCGCTGGAATCCGAGTCCCGCCTCCCCTGGCTGCTCACGGCCCTGGCCCGCCGGCACTCGACCTCGTTCCTCACCTCCGACAGAATCCCCGGCGCCGACTCGATCGCCCTCGCCGTACGCGACCGCCTGGCGGACGAACTCCTCTCCCCACCCTCCCTCGCTGACCTGGCCACGGACCTGGGCCTCTCCCGCTACCAGCTCCTGCGAGCCTTCCGTACGACGATGGGCATGCCCCCGTACGCATGGCTGGCCCAGCACCGGGTGAGCCGGGCCCGGGGCTTGCTGGAGGCGGGCGCCCGCCCGGCGGACGTGGCGGGCCAGGTGGGCTTCGCGGACCAGGCGCACATGACGCGCTGGTTCAGGAAGGTGCTGGGGGTGACTCCGGCGGCGTACCGCAACAGCGTTCAAGACCCACGCCGCTGA
- a CDS encoding Uma2 family endonuclease translates to MAHEPLSQEDVLLEGFLALDTPEGFRAELIEGEIVVTPPPDGDHEDYIELIVQQVYRRSRTDMQFSGNKGLKLGRAEGCPKDHVIPDGTFAPRSLRLYRGADPWMPCQGVSMVLEVTSTRPKADREVKRRCYARGGVPLYLLIDRDSSEATLLSDPRDDDYRERRTVPFGKPLSLPEPFAFDLETSDFL, encoded by the coding sequence ATGGCCCACGAGCCGCTCTCGCAGGAAGACGTCCTGCTGGAGGGCTTTCTCGCCCTGGACACCCCGGAGGGATTCCGGGCGGAGCTGATCGAGGGGGAGATCGTTGTGACACCGCCGCCGGACGGGGACCACGAGGACTACATCGAGCTGATCGTGCAGCAGGTGTACAGGCGGTCCCGGACAGACATGCAGTTCTCCGGGAACAAAGGCCTGAAACTGGGGAGGGCCGAAGGCTGTCCGAAGGATCACGTGATCCCGGACGGTACGTTCGCGCCCCGCTCCCTGCGGCTCTACCGTGGCGCGGACCCCTGGATGCCCTGCCAGGGTGTCTCCATGGTGCTGGAGGTGACCTCCACCAGGCCGAAGGCCGACCGTGAGGTGAAACGCCGCTGCTATGCCCGCGGTGGTGTCCCCCTCTACCTGCTCATCGACCGGGACTCTTCCGAGGCGACACTCCTCAGCGACCCCCGAGACGACGACTACCGCGAACGCCGCACCGTCCCCTTCGGCAAACCGCTCTCCCTCCCCGAACCCTTCGCCTTCGACCTGGAGACCTCCGACTTTCTCTGA
- a CDS encoding aldehyde dehydrogenase family protein, translating to MAPRRIELPGAAADSVTSVNRPCGVTIMDAAQELSRLSGVFYGEGGYRPSSGSQGRKVVDPATAKVIGEITAVTPEEVDQVVAAANAAQKRWWAESALHRSEKLHEVAREIGRYAPEVAELITRETGKPYKESRDELVWSVSATDYYAELGRHSVGSVLGPSVAGQVHYTVKEPMGVVVVILPANFPILLLMWEAAAALAAGNAVIVKPSEFASLSTLKFMEAFDGLPAGLVQCVTGGGEVGDQLVRHPQTHMVGFTGSVPTGQAIAKACAEQFKPFLIEASGNDAFIVMPSAPLRTAARAAAFAAFMNCGQVCTSAERFFVHTDVYEEFAELLVEEAAQLRIGSGLGKVDVGPMEHAGERDRYERILARAVEQGAKVAHGGGRPQHLPAENRDGFFVEPTVLVGVMPDMDVMQAEIFGPLAPLCRVSSFEEALELTNASAVGLGANIYTTDLQEVHRATSEIVTGMVWVNAPLLDNDAGPFGGRKLSGVGRQLGAEGLDSFRHTKLVMIDPAATEQDFWWFPYSDDEAWKRPGGVGQS from the coding sequence TTGGCTCCCCGGCGCATTGAGCTGCCTGGAGCTGCGGCAGATTCTGTGACCTCCGTCAATCGACCCTGCGGAGTGACGATCATGGATGCAGCACAGGAGCTCAGTCGACTGAGCGGCGTTTTCTACGGCGAAGGCGGGTATCGGCCGAGTTCCGGCAGCCAGGGCAGAAAGGTCGTCGACCCGGCTACGGCGAAGGTCATTGGCGAGATCACCGCTGTGACGCCCGAGGAAGTGGACCAGGTCGTTGCTGCCGCCAACGCGGCTCAGAAGAGGTGGTGGGCCGAGAGTGCCCTGCACCGCTCGGAGAAGTTGCACGAGGTGGCCAGGGAGATCGGCCGGTATGCGCCCGAGGTCGCGGAGCTGATCACCCGGGAGACGGGCAAGCCTTACAAGGAGAGCCGCGACGAGCTCGTCTGGTCGGTCTCCGCGACCGACTACTACGCGGAGCTGGGCCGTCATTCGGTCGGCTCGGTGCTGGGTCCGAGCGTTGCCGGGCAGGTCCATTACACGGTGAAGGAACCGATGGGCGTCGTGGTGGTGATCCTTCCCGCCAACTTCCCCATCCTTTTGCTGATGTGGGAGGCGGCTGCCGCGCTGGCCGCGGGCAATGCCGTGATCGTCAAGCCGTCCGAGTTCGCCTCCCTTTCCACGCTGAAGTTCATGGAGGCCTTCGATGGTCTCCCTGCGGGACTGGTGCAGTGCGTGACCGGGGGCGGAGAGGTCGGCGACCAGCTCGTGCGGCACCCGCAGACCCACATGGTGGGTTTCACCGGCAGCGTGCCGACCGGCCAGGCCATCGCGAAGGCCTGTGCGGAGCAGTTCAAGCCGTTCCTGATCGAGGCCTCCGGGAACGACGCGTTCATCGTGATGCCGTCCGCGCCGTTGCGTACCGCGGCGCGCGCCGCCGCGTTCGCGGCCTTCATGAACTGCGGCCAGGTGTGTACGTCGGCCGAGCGGTTCTTCGTGCACACGGATGTGTACGAGGAGTTCGCGGAACTCCTGGTGGAGGAGGCGGCACAGCTGCGGATCGGCAGTGGTCTCGGCAAGGTGGATGTCGGCCCCATGGAGCACGCCGGGGAGCGGGACCGCTACGAGCGGATCCTCGCGCGGGCTGTGGAGCAGGGGGCCAAGGTCGCCCACGGCGGAGGCCGGCCACAGCATCTCCCGGCCGAGAACAGGGACGGCTTCTTCGTCGAGCCGACCGTGCTCGTGGGCGTCATGCCCGACATGGATGTCATGCAGGCCGAGATCTTCGGTCCCCTCGCGCCGCTGTGCCGGGTCAGCAGCTTCGAGGAGGCGCTGGAGCTGACGAACGCTTCCGCGGTCGGACTCGGGGCGAACATCTATACGACCGATCTGCAGGAGGTCCACCGGGCGACGAGCGAGATCGTGACCGGCATGGTGTGGGTCAACGCGCCGCTCCTGGACAACGACGCCGGTCCTTTCGGCGGCCGCAAGCTCTCGGGTGTCGGCCGTCAGCTGGGGGCCGAGGGACTGGACTCGTTCCGTCACACGAAGCTCGTCATGATCGACCCTGCCGCCACCGAGCAGGACTTCTGGTGGTTCCCCTATTCCGACGACGAGGCCTGGAAGCGGCCTGGTGGCGTTGGACAGTCCTGA
- a CDS encoding aldo/keto reductase → MHHRVLGSQGLRVSALGLGTMGMTVAYGSSNDDESTATIRRAHELGVDFFDTAELYGLGTGSNEILLGNAVKDFRDEVVLATKFGFDMTAQQIGAGFDSRPENIRKVAENSLRYLQTDRIDLYYQHAADPDVPAEEVAGAVGELIAEGKVKYFGLSNVGPQYIRRAHAVTPVTALQSEYSLFEREVEEKILPVLRELGIGLVPYSPLGRGFLAGVVKPAAEYPADDMRSWDERWQGDNYTYNLNATEQLKKLAAAKGITAAQLALAWLLAQGDDVVPIPGTRNADRLAENTAAADVELTGADREQIRQILPQGSAGSRYPAAMLATMSTD, encoded by the coding sequence ATGCACCACCGCGTCCTCGGCTCCCAGGGCCTGCGCGTCTCCGCGCTCGGCCTCGGCACCATGGGAATGACCGTCGCCTACGGCTCCTCGAACGATGACGAGAGCACCGCCACCATCCGCCGAGCCCATGAGCTCGGGGTCGACTTCTTCGACACCGCCGAGCTGTACGGCCTCGGCACCGGCAGCAACGAGATCCTGCTCGGCAACGCCGTGAAGGACTTCCGTGACGAGGTGGTCCTAGCCACCAAGTTCGGGTTCGACATGACCGCACAGCAGATCGGCGCCGGATTCGACAGCCGACCGGAGAACATCCGCAAGGTCGCGGAAAACAGCCTGCGCTATCTGCAGACCGACCGCATCGACCTCTACTACCAGCACGCCGCCGACCCCGACGTGCCGGCCGAGGAGGTCGCGGGCGCTGTCGGCGAACTGATCGCCGAGGGCAAGGTGAAGTACTTCGGCCTGAGCAACGTCGGCCCCCAGTACATCCGCCGCGCCCATGCCGTCACTCCCGTCACGGCCCTGCAGTCCGAGTACTCCCTCTTCGAGCGGGAGGTGGAGGAGAAGATCCTGCCGGTCCTGCGGGAGCTGGGCATCGGCCTCGTCCCGTACTCCCCGCTGGGCCGCGGCTTCCTGGCCGGCGTGGTCAAGCCCGCCGCCGAGTACCCGGCGGACGACATGCGCAGCTGGGACGAGCGGTGGCAGGGCGACAACTACACGTACAACCTCAACGCCACCGAGCAGCTGAAGAAACTCGCCGCCGCCAAGGGCATCACCGCCGCCCAGCTCGCGCTGGCCTGGCTGCTCGCCCAAGGCGACGACGTGGTTCCGATCCCCGGCACCCGCAACGCCGACCGCCTGGCGGAGAACACCGCCGCGGCCGACGTCGAACTCACCGGCGCCGACCGCGAGCAGATCAGGCAGATCCTTCCTCAGGGTTCCGCGGGAAGCCGGTACCCGGCCGCGATGCTGGCCACCATGTCGACGGACTGA